A section of the Leptospira noumeaensis genome encodes:
- the guaA gene encoding glutamine-hydrolyzing GMP synthase, with protein MKSDKKIAVVDFGGQYAHLIASRIRRLGAYTEILSNEEPLSVYESYAGIILSGGPSSVYEKGAPLLPDGFFKTSVPILGICYGHQLLMKALGGEVVSSNSKEYGPAILEIQNPDSLLSKSISPKTKVWMSHGDEVVKMPDGFQIVASSGNCRYAFVSNESKKQFGIQFHPEVTHSEEGEVLLRNFVNLCNAGSSWSISQFLEEQIAELQKKVPQGKNVFLLVSGGVDSSVAYLLLAKALGKDRVKGLLVDTGFMRKNEVKDLMDNLHQVGFDLTIWDESEIFYKHLESEFEPEKKRRIVGDLFLEAQGKATDSLGLDSEHWLLGQGTIYPDTIESGGTKHSHKIKTHHNRVPQIEKLIQEGKIIEPIADLYKDEVRELGRLLGLPERWIERHPFPGPGLVVRMIASPESKPPSIHFSDLALSGKKAEVKILPILSVGVQGDQRSYAHCAVLNDFTTNWNELDECAVEITNFKKEINRVVFAPGISNFSGSFHYTKLTLDKEHSDILREADAIVNRILFEECIHTSIWQMPVVLVPVGLRANSYGVVLRPVESTEAMTANFYAMDRKILERITKELLGLPQISLVLYDLTHKPPGTIEWE; from the coding sequence ATGAAAAGTGATAAAAAAATTGCAGTCGTCGATTTCGGCGGTCAATACGCTCACCTCATCGCTTCCCGAATTCGTAGGCTTGGAGCCTATACGGAAATTCTCTCCAACGAAGAACCTTTGTCTGTCTACGAGTCCTATGCTGGAATCATTCTATCGGGTGGCCCAAGTAGTGTTTACGAAAAGGGTGCACCACTTCTGCCAGATGGATTTTTTAAAACTTCTGTTCCCATTCTCGGAATCTGTTATGGTCACCAACTTTTAATGAAGGCCCTCGGTGGAGAGGTTGTTTCATCTAATTCAAAAGAATATGGCCCTGCTATTTTAGAAATTCAAAATCCAGATTCCTTACTTTCTAAATCCATTTCTCCTAAGACAAAAGTTTGGATGAGTCACGGTGATGAAGTGGTTAAGATGCCGGACGGATTTCAAATCGTTGCTTCTTCGGGTAACTGCCGTTATGCGTTTGTTTCTAATGAGTCTAAAAAACAATTTGGGATCCAATTCCATCCAGAAGTCACTCACTCGGAAGAAGGGGAAGTTTTACTTCGTAATTTTGTCAATCTTTGTAATGCCGGATCCAGTTGGAGTATCTCGCAGTTTCTAGAAGAACAAATAGCTGAATTACAAAAGAAAGTTCCGCAAGGAAAAAATGTATTTTTACTAGTGTCTGGGGGAGTGGATTCTTCTGTTGCTTATTTACTTCTCGCAAAAGCACTTGGGAAAGACCGAGTGAAGGGCCTACTTGTGGATACAGGGTTTATGCGTAAAAACGAAGTGAAGGATCTTATGGACAACCTCCACCAAGTTGGGTTCGACTTAACCATTTGGGATGAAAGTGAAATTTTTTACAAACATTTAGAATCGGAATTTGAACCAGAAAAAAAACGCCGTATCGTGGGAGACTTATTTTTAGAAGCACAAGGGAAAGCAACCGATTCCCTTGGTTTGGATTCGGAACATTGGCTTCTTGGCCAAGGAACCATTTACCCAGACACCATTGAGTCTGGGGGAACCAAACATTCTCATAAAATCAAAACCCACCACAACCGTGTCCCTCAAATTGAAAAACTCATCCAAGAAGGGAAAATCATCGAACCCATTGCCGACTTGTACAAAGATGAAGTGCGAGAACTAGGAAGACTCCTTGGCCTTCCCGAACGTTGGATTGAAAGGCATCCTTTCCCTGGACCTGGCCTTGTGGTAAGAATGATTGCAAGCCCAGAATCAAAACCACCTTCCATTCATTTTTCTGATTTGGCTCTTTCGGGTAAAAAAGCTGAAGTGAAAATTTTACCCATCCTTTCAGTGGGTGTGCAAGGTGACCAAAGAAGTTATGCCCACTGTGCGGTGTTAAATGACTTTACCACCAACTGGAATGAGTTAGACGAATGTGCAGTGGAGATCACTAATTTCAAAAAGGAAATCAATCGTGTAGTATTTGCACCCGGAATTTCTAATTTTTCCGGTAGTTTTCATTATACCAAACTGACTTTAGACAAAGAACATTCGGATATTTTGCGGGAAGCTGATGCTATTGTGAACCGAATCCTATTTGAAGAATGCATCCATACATCTATCTGGCAAATGCCTGTGGTTTTAGTTCCTGTGGGCCTACGCGCAAATTCCTATGGGGTAGTGTTACGGCCAGTGGAATCCACCGAAGCCATGACTGCTAATTTTTATGCAATGGACAGAAAGATTTTGGAAAGAATCACCAAAGAGTTATTAGGTTTGCCTCAAATTTCTTTGGTATTGTATGACCTCACTCACAAACCACCGGGAACGATCGAGTGGGAGTGA
- a CDS encoding NfeD family protein, with product MDFIFANSPYVWILLGITLLFSEFLLPGTFVMFLGIGAIFTGILTRLVPLEFYNQVVVWVVSSLVSILVGGSAVKRFFKSESSVDPFIQDDFLNQIVPVETDILVKRHGGKIRFQGTLWDAVSTDSKIPKGNFVRILSRENLTFTVEQVDS from the coding sequence TTGGATTTTATTTTTGCAAACTCACCCTATGTCTGGATTCTCCTCGGAATCACCTTATTATTTTCTGAGTTCCTACTTCCAGGAACCTTTGTGATGTTTTTAGGAATTGGGGCCATATTTACGGGAATTTTGACTCGTTTGGTTCCACTCGAGTTTTATAACCAAGTGGTGGTTTGGGTGGTTTCCAGTTTAGTATCCATTCTTGTTGGTGGATCTGCGGTAAAACGATTTTTCAAATCAGAATCTTCAGTGGATCCTTTCATCCAAGATGATTTTTTAAACCAAATTGTTCCCGTAGAAACTGATATTTTAGTAAAAAGGCATGGAGGAAAAATTCGTTTCCAAGGTACTCTTTGGGATGCCGTCTCCACTGATTCGAAAATACCCAAAGGAAATTTTGTTCGTATCTTATCTAGAGAAAATCTAACCTTCACCGTAGAACAAGTGGATTCATAA
- a CDS encoding alkaline phosphatase family protein, with amino-acid sequence MVLFGVFSIDAKPKKTLEKHTGKSAKIRQTIVLSIDGFPAYYWSDPKYHSYFPHLSELFQKYGVSEIATINPSVTYPAHTSMVTGKDPAEHGIYNNTLSDPFEKNDGGWMWYAEDISSPTLWDLAKENHKTTANVFWPVTVGAGIDWNLPQYWRKKIPEDDKLLRVLSTKDLHKEAELAVGSPLNDVSKDEVKLKTATWLFQNKKPDLMLVYTTDLDTNHHGFGPGSERALSRLSELDQSIFSFLQSVGAFTPKGPAIVIVSDHGFHSADSICAPNVVLKQKGYINDEAGTYNLTFKSSGGTAILLPGSGFQIPETEVQSIVSEILKACPGAEWISSSASKSEPLGELGKTIPGEIDTGFLQKKIHPQALGIFYTKQSLFFSGTRKGELFTKSQSKIHGHGYWNGNPEMNTIGFVYDPTGKKHKFESVKDVFGIVKDMLGLKEKKTKGPRLPTHTEP; translated from the coding sequence ATGGTCCTTTTCGGTGTTTTTTCCATAGATGCGAAACCTAAAAAAACATTGGAAAAACATACTGGAAAGTCTGCAAAGATTCGCCAAACGATTGTTTTGTCTATTGATGGGTTTCCAGCTTACTACTGGTCAGATCCCAAATACCATTCTTATTTCCCCCACCTAAGCGAACTCTTTCAGAAATACGGAGTTTCCGAAATTGCAACCATCAATCCTTCGGTTACTTATCCAGCACATACCTCTATGGTGACGGGAAAAGATCCTGCAGAACATGGAATCTACAACAATACCTTGTCCGATCCTTTTGAAAAAAATGATGGGGGATGGATGTGGTATGCGGAAGATATCTCAAGTCCCACACTTTGGGATTTAGCAAAAGAGAATCACAAAACCACTGCGAATGTATTTTGGCCTGTCACTGTGGGTGCTGGGATTGATTGGAACCTTCCCCAATACTGGAGAAAAAAAATCCCAGAGGATGACAAACTCCTTCGAGTGCTTTCCACAAAGGATCTTCATAAAGAAGCAGAACTTGCCGTAGGATCTCCGTTAAACGACGTCTCAAAAGATGAAGTGAAATTAAAAACAGCCACTTGGCTCTTTCAAAATAAAAAACCGGATCTGATGTTGGTTTACACTACGGATTTGGATACCAACCACCATGGATTTGGCCCAGGATCAGAAAGAGCCCTTTCACGACTTTCGGAACTTGACCAGTCCATCTTTTCTTTTTTGCAATCGGTAGGAGCCTTCACTCCCAAAGGACCGGCTATCGTGATTGTTTCTGATCACGGCTTTCATTCTGCTGATTCTATTTGTGCACCGAATGTGGTTTTGAAACAAAAAGGTTATATCAATGATGAAGCTGGCACCTACAATTTAACCTTTAAAAGTTCTGGTGGCACAGCCATTCTTTTACCAGGCTCCGGTTTCCAAATACCAGAAACGGAAGTCCAATCGATTGTCTCTGAAATTCTCAAGGCTTGTCCAGGAGCCGAATGGATTTCATCTTCCGCTTCTAAAAGTGAGCCATTAGGTGAATTGGGAAAGACAATTCCTGGGGAAATTGATACAGGTTTCCTTCAAAAGAAAATCCACCCGCAGGCTTTGGGAATTTTTTACACAAAACAGTCATTATTCTTTAGTGGAACCAGAAAAGGGGAGTTATTTACCAAATCACAATCAAAGATCCACGGTCATGGGTATTGGAATGGAAACCCTGAGATGAATACCATTGGTTTTGTTTATGACCCAACAGGAAAAAAACACAAGTTTGAATCCGTAAAGGATGTATTTGGAATTGTTAAAGATATGTTAGGTTTAAAAGAAAAGAAAACCAAAGGGCCTCGTCTGCCTACGCACACGGAGCCCTGA
- a CDS encoding SemiSWEET transporter: MENLIGYVAAFLTTVSFLPQVLRVVMTKQTRDISRNMYIMFFIGVLLWFVYGVLKSDLPIILANAVTIFFVSIILYYKLRENVS, from the coding sequence ATGGAAAATCTCATCGGCTACGTTGCCGCTTTTTTAACGACAGTCTCCTTTCTCCCACAAGTATTACGAGTGGTGATGACCAAACAAACCCGAGATATCAGTCGGAATATGTACATTATGTTTTTTATTGGTGTACTTTTGTGGTTTGTGTATGGAGTTTTAAAATCCGATTTGCCCATCATTCTCGCAAACGCAGTCACTATATTTTTTGTATCCATTATTTTATATTATAAACTGAGAGAGAACGTATCATGA
- a CDS encoding peptidylprolyl isomerase, giving the protein MKSIVINKAPFFAFLFLALSQTIFCSDQTFKKITYEPVSYSPSKVIVKRQDVTTVKLPEKPAIYAVFNTSAGDLVLELYDKAAPKTVQNFIDLAQGEKDFITDKGSERRPFYDGLKFHRVIENFMAQGGCPRGDGTGGPGYQTEDEINGKALGLDKLKIKDAPQYQSQLQRAVLTEFKIQSRAEFEEKRTEVEKAYQEAMELPVLEVLHRVGYRYNEALPSQKAVRGSLAMANAGPNTNGSQFFINQVDTPHLDGLHTVFGFLVTGYDVLDRIIEKGNLQTTIRKVLIIDKRQ; this is encoded by the coding sequence ATGAAATCCATTGTAATCAACAAAGCCCCATTTTTTGCCTTTCTCTTTCTGGCTCTTTCCCAAACCATTTTCTGTAGTGACCAAACTTTCAAAAAAATCACATATGAACCGGTTTCTTATTCTCCTTCCAAAGTCATAGTCAAACGACAAGATGTTACCACTGTTAAACTACCTGAAAAACCAGCCATTTACGCTGTGTTCAATACCTCAGCAGGGGATTTGGTTTTAGAGCTTTATGATAAAGCAGCTCCTAAAACGGTGCAGAACTTTATCGATTTGGCCCAAGGCGAAAAAGACTTTATAACCGATAAAGGTTCCGAAAGACGACCGTTCTACGATGGTTTAAAATTCCACAGAGTGATTGAAAACTTTATGGCACAAGGTGGGTGCCCTCGTGGTGATGGAACCGGTGGGCCTGGATACCAAACAGAAGATGAAATCAATGGAAAGGCACTTGGTCTTGACAAACTCAAAATCAAAGACGCACCCCAATACCAATCCCAATTACAACGTGCTGTTCTCACAGAATTCAAAATCCAATCGCGAGCTGAGTTTGAAGAAAAACGAACTGAGGTAGAAAAGGCTTACCAAGAGGCCATGGAATTACCAGTTTTAGAAGTTTTACACCGAGTGGGTTATCGTTATAACGAAGCACTTCCTAGTCAAAAAGCAGTTCGTGGTTCTCTTGCGATGGCAAATGCAGGTCCTAATACCAACGGGTCACAGTTTTTTATCAACCAAGTGGACACTCCCCATCTCGATGGACTTCATACCGTATTTGGATTTTTGGTTACCGGGTACGATGTGCTTGACCGAATCATTGAAAAAGGCAACCTACAGACAACCATCCGTAAGGTTCTCATCATCGACAAACGCCAATGA
- a CDS encoding LysR family transcriptional regulator has product MNPIELYQSFYLIYRERNLTKAGKILGLSQPALSLHLQSLERHRKEVLFRRTSRDLIPTDAAKRLYVQIAGPIEELERMEGTIRPKEKIGKIRIGSAKEIFLEKILPKLSASGESFHVLYGHPPELLDSLEKKEIDLVITNQKLSVPGVLLEGLYKEKFVFVASKSISSKDNFPFRGQIKPKNEMIKTWMENQHWFVYSEDFAIVRRFWKVNFDSRPKLKEYSVLPNLHDIKTALELGSGVSVLPTYLLGKKSSLYTNEKDCQGFENQLYLVSREEDIDFLEEKFRTFHHWMNG; this is encoded by the coding sequence ATGAATCCCATCGAATTGTACCAGAGTTTTTACCTTATCTACCGGGAGAGAAATTTAACGAAAGCGGGGAAAATTCTTGGGTTATCCCAACCGGCACTCAGTTTACATTTACAATCATTGGAAAGGCATAGAAAAGAAGTTTTATTTCGTCGCACATCTAGAGATTTAATTCCCACTGATGCCGCCAAACGTTTGTATGTGCAGATTGCAGGCCCCATTGAAGAATTAGAACGTATGGAAGGGACAATTCGACCCAAAGAAAAAATAGGCAAAATCCGGATTGGTTCTGCCAAGGAGATTTTTTTAGAAAAAATTTTGCCTAAACTTTCTGCATCGGGGGAAAGTTTTCATGTACTGTACGGTCATCCTCCTGAACTTTTGGATTCTTTGGAAAAAAAGGAAATCGATCTAGTCATCACCAATCAAAAGTTAAGTGTTCCTGGAGTTTTGTTAGAAGGATTATACAAGGAAAAATTTGTATTTGTGGCATCAAAATCCATCAGTTCGAAAGACAATTTCCCTTTTCGTGGACAAATCAAACCCAAAAATGAAATGATCAAAACTTGGATGGAAAACCAACATTGGTTCGTGTATAGCGAAGACTTTGCGATTGTTCGTAGGTTCTGGAAGGTAAACTTTGACTCTCGTCCGAAATTGAAAGAGTATTCGGTGTTACCGAATCTTCATGATATCAAGACGGCATTGGAACTTGGCAGCGGTGTTTCGGTTTTGCCTACGTATTTACTTGGGAAAAAATCTTCATTGTATACAAATGAAAAAGATTGCCAGGGTTTTGAGAACCAACTGTATCTAGTGAGTCGAGAAGAGGATATCGATTTTTTAGAAGAAAAATTTCGAACCTTTCACCATTGGATGAATGGTTAA
- the queF gene encoding preQ(1) synthase, with translation MSEKKSESSYEDKQDHIPSWKTPEIEWFANVYAGKEYNIEFTIPEFTAVCPKTGLPDFGTIYIDYIPRMRCVELKSLKEYMMSFRNIGIFHENVVNKILEDFVLAVDPLYVKVVGDYNVRGGVKTVVKREYKA, from the coding sequence ATGTCGGAAAAAAAATCAGAATCTTCTTACGAGGACAAACAAGACCATATCCCGTCCTGGAAAACCCCAGAAATCGAATGGTTTGCCAATGTGTATGCCGGAAAAGAATACAATATTGAATTCACCATCCCCGAATTCACTGCGGTTTGCCCAAAAACCGGACTTCCCGACTTTGGAACCATATATATCGATTACATCCCTAGGATGCGTTGTGTTGAGTTAAAATCCCTCAAAGAATACATGATGTCCTTCCGAAATATAGGAATTTTCCATGAAAACGTTGTGAACAAAATCCTCGAAGACTTTGTTTTGGCCGTAGATCCCCTATATGTAAAAGTGGTGGGTGATTACAATGTTCGGGGTGGAGTCAAAACTGTCGTAAAACGAGAGTACAAAGCCTAA
- a CDS encoding heme-binding domain-containing protein: MKRIFLIVLGVFLILQFFPVSRNNPPVTSEIQISKEVKEILKRSCYDCHSNETVWPAYSYIFPASLLISHHVEEGREELNFSEFGKLAERKQNKKIYEVWEQVEEGEMPPKDYLLLHSNATLSEKDKEILKQWTESFNKESE, encoded by the coding sequence GTGAAACGAATTTTCCTTATTGTACTGGGAGTTTTTCTCATCCTCCAGTTTTTTCCCGTCTCTCGAAACAACCCTCCTGTCACTTCCGAAATCCAAATAAGTAAAGAAGTCAAAGAAATTTTAAAACGAAGTTGTTACGACTGCCATTCCAATGAAACGGTTTGGCCGGCTTATTCTTATATCTTCCCTGCGTCTTTACTCATCTCTCACCATGTAGAAGAAGGTCGTGAAGAATTAAACTTTTCTGAATTTGGAAAGTTGGCAGAACGAAAACAAAACAAAAAAATATATGAAGTTTGGGAACAAGTAGAAGAAGGTGAGATGCCTCCAAAAGATTATTTATTACTTCATTCCAATGCAACGTTATCTGAAAAAGACAAAGAGATTTTGAAACAGTGGACAGAGAGTTTTAATAAGGAATCCGAATGA
- the argH gene encoding argininosuccinate lyase, with translation MKEKKLWGGRFDAPPSSLMIRIGESISFDKELYAHDIEGSISHSRMLKRIGILSESEQRKIETGLGQIKKEIDSGKFEFKIENEDIHMSVESRLTELLGDLGKKLHTGRSRNDQVSQDVRLYIKTEVESILVFLMDLLVAWVSKAEAHTKTIIPGYTHLQIAQPIRASHYFLSHFWANVRDFEDFLDAYDRADELVLGSGALAGVNYATDREFLRKDLSLSRISENSMDAVSQRDHIFKFLFAASQFMIHASRFCEEIILYTSQEFSYFKLPDHLTTGSSIMPQKKNPDVAELIRGKAGRVVGSLTHLLVMVKGTPLSYNRDFQEDKLPLFDTVKQIKLSMEGIRDMVEGIQVFPENAIRSLRSGFSTATDLADWLVSAKGMPFRSAHEIVGELVKYCSSKGYDLFNIPSGERGQIHAVLTDPGYEAAISLETSCDKKDVMGGTSLLRQKEQIKRAKAKVNELTKKLKSIESKGKK, from the coding sequence ATGAAAGAAAAAAAATTATGGGGTGGTCGTTTTGATGCCCCACCATCCTCACTGATGATTCGTATTGGAGAATCCATAAGTTTTGATAAAGAACTTTATGCTCACGATATCGAAGGTTCCATTTCCCATTCCCGGATGTTAAAACGAATTGGAATTTTATCAGAATCCGAACAACGAAAAATCGAAACAGGGCTCGGACAAATCAAAAAAGAAATCGATTCCGGAAAGTTTGAATTCAAAATCGAAAACGAAGACATCCATATGTCTGTTGAATCTCGCCTAACGGAACTTTTGGGAGATTTGGGGAAAAAACTTCACACTGGCCGCAGTCGCAATGATCAAGTTTCGCAAGATGTTCGTTTGTACATCAAAACAGAAGTGGAATCCATTTTGGTTTTTCTTATGGATTTACTTGTCGCTTGGGTTAGTAAGGCAGAAGCCCATACAAAGACCATCATTCCTGGATACACTCATTTACAAATTGCCCAGCCCATTCGTGCTTCCCATTATTTTTTATCGCATTTTTGGGCCAATGTTCGTGACTTTGAAGATTTTTTAGATGCTTATGATAGAGCAGACGAACTTGTGTTAGGTTCCGGTGCTTTGGCTGGAGTCAACTATGCTACAGATAGGGAGTTTCTTAGAAAGGATTTATCTCTTTCTCGAATTTCCGAAAATTCAATGGATGCGGTGAGCCAAAGAGATCATATTTTTAAATTTCTTTTTGCCGCTTCACAGTTTATGATCCATGCCTCTAGGTTTTGTGAGGAGATCATTTTATACACTTCCCAAGAATTTAGTTATTTCAAACTCCCTGACCACTTAACCACGGGATCCTCCATTATGCCGCAAAAGAAAAATCCTGATGTGGCAGAGCTCATCAGAGGTAAAGCAGGCCGTGTGGTGGGAAGCCTTACGCATTTACTTGTGATGGTAAAGGGAACTCCTTTATCGTATAACAGGGATTTCCAAGAAGACAAACTTCCGTTATTTGACACAGTCAAACAAATCAAACTGAGTATGGAAGGGATCAGGGACATGGTAGAGGGAATCCAAGTGTTTCCTGAAAATGCAATCCGTAGCCTTAGGTCTGGTTTTTCCACTGCAACCGACCTTGCTGATTGGCTTGTCAGTGCGAAGGGAATGCCGTTTCGTTCTGCCCATGAAATTGTGGGAGAACTCGTAAAATACTGCTCATCCAAGGGTTATGACCTATTTAATATTCCAAGTGGGGAAAGGGGGCAAATCCATGCGGTGCTAACAGACCCTGGATACGAGGCCGCAATCTCTCTTGAAACCTCTTGTGACAAAAAAGATGTGATGGGAGGAACCTCGCTCCTTCGTCAAAAAGAACAAATCAAACGGGCTAAAGCGAAGGTAAACGAATTGACCAAAAAGTTAAAATCGATAGAATCTAAAGGTAAAAAGTAA
- a CDS encoding type 1 glutamine amidotransferase domain-containing protein: MKKVLFVLTSHGEKGNAGSTGYHLGEVAHPWKVLHDAGVEMDLVSPKGGEPPVDGFDLEDAANQEFWNHPVYKEKRIHTKTPNDIKANDYSAIYFAGGHGTMWDFPDNKELQDLTRTIYESGGIVGAVCHGPSALVNVTLSDGSKLIAGKRVNGFSNEEEEIVKLESVVPFLLENKLIAAGGKYSKSAPWNSHVEVDSRLVTGQNPQSAKAVGEAILSLLKN, from the coding sequence ATGAAAAAAGTATTATTTGTATTAACAAGCCACGGAGAAAAAGGAAACGCCGGTTCCACTGGTTACCATTTGGGAGAAGTAGCTCACCCATGGAAGGTCTTACACGACGCCGGTGTGGAAATGGATTTGGTAAGTCCGAAAGGGGGAGAACCTCCTGTGGATGGATTTGATTTGGAGGATGCGGCAAACCAAGAATTTTGGAACCATCCCGTATATAAAGAAAAACGAATCCATACCAAAACACCAAATGATATAAAGGCAAACGACTACTCTGCCATTTATTTTGCCGGCGGACACGGAACCATGTGGGACTTCCCTGACAACAAAGAACTCCAAGACCTAACTCGGACTATCTATGAATCAGGAGGGATTGTAGGCGCCGTTTGTCACGGACCATCGGCACTTGTCAATGTCACCCTGTCTGATGGATCGAAACTGATAGCAGGAAAACGAGTGAATGGATTTTCCAATGAAGAAGAAGAGATTGTGAAACTGGAAAGTGTGGTTCCTTTTCTTTTGGAAAACAAACTGATTGCTGCGGGCGGAAAGTATTCCAAATCAGCGCCTTGGAACTCTCATGTGGAAGTGGATTCAAGACTTGTGACAGGACAAAATCCACAGTCAGCAAAAGCAGTTGGAGAGGCCATCCTTAGTTTATTAAAAAATTAA
- the fliM gene encoding flagellar motor switch protein FliM, with protein MTEILSQDEIDALLNAISSGEVSEDEYSSVGEQKKVKIYDFKRPDKFSKDQIRTLQMMHETFARLATTGLSAQLRALVVVHVASVDQLTYEEFIRSIPNPTTLAVINMDPLRGSAILEIDPSISFTIIDRLFGGKGESSKVNRELSDIELSVMEGIIVRILGNLRESWSTVIDLRPRLGNIETNPQFAQVVPPNDMVVLITLETKVGEVEGMTNLCIPYITIEPIINKLSAQYWYSSIRKGEVDENRAVIQERLDQVKIPLISEVGSVDISLNDLMNLHVGDVIKLENTPIKTDLMVKVGDRSKFKATPGRVGNRLAIQIGDSIEDIPDELLGSTRSEQEY; from the coding sequence ATGACGGAAATCCTTTCCCAAGACGAAATTGATGCCCTGTTAAATGCCATCTCCTCTGGCGAAGTTTCGGAGGATGAATACTCATCGGTTGGGGAGCAAAAGAAAGTCAAAATCTACGACTTCAAACGTCCGGATAAATTTTCAAAAGACCAAATTCGTACACTCCAGATGATGCACGAGACCTTTGCCCGTTTGGCAACCACCGGTTTATCTGCTCAGTTACGAGCCCTGGTTGTGGTGCACGTGGCTTCGGTGGATCAGTTAACCTACGAAGAATTCATTCGTTCCATCCCGAACCCCACCACACTTGCGGTGATCAATATGGATCCACTCCGCGGGTCTGCGATTTTAGAAATCGATCCATCCATTTCCTTCACCATCATCGATCGTTTGTTTGGTGGCAAGGGTGAGTCCTCAAAGGTAAACCGCGAACTTTCTGATATCGAGTTATCGGTAATGGAAGGGATCATTGTTAGGATTCTTGGAAACTTACGAGAGTCTTGGTCCACGGTAATCGATTTACGTCCACGACTTGGAAACATCGAAACAAACCCACAGTTTGCTCAAGTTGTTCCACCCAATGACATGGTGGTATTAATTACCCTAGAAACCAAAGTGGGAGAAGTAGAAGGGATGACAAACCTTTGTATTCCCTACATCACGATTGAACCAATCATCAATAAACTTTCTGCGCAGTATTGGTATTCCTCGATTCGTAAAGGGGAAGTGGACGAAAACCGAGCCGTCATCCAAGAGCGACTCGACCAAGTCAAAATCCCTCTGATTTCTGAAGTGGGAAGCGTGGACATCTCTCTGAATGATCTCATGAACTTACATGTGGGGGATGTGATCAAACTGGAAAACACACCGATTAAAACCGACCTTATGGTAAAAGTAGGGGATCGCAGTAAGTTCAAGGCCACACCGGGCCGCGTGGGGAACCGCCTCGCCATCCAAATTGGGGATAGCATTGAGGACATTCCAGACGAACTCCTTGGATCTACAAGATCGGAACAAGAATACTGA
- a CDS encoding ferredoxin gives MRKAYVDKDNCTSCNQCADNLPKYFMMDEDDVSQTHIAGEAINDAMIPDEDEKKVQKEMDECPGECIHWKKH, from the coding sequence ATGAGAAAAGCTTATGTAGACAAAGACAATTGTACTTCTTGTAACCAATGCGCTGATAATTTACCAAAATACTTTATGATGGATGAGGATGATGTTTCCCAAACGCATATTGCAGGGGAAGCCATCAACGATGCGATGATCCCAGATGAAGACGAAAAAAAAGTGCAAAAGGAAATGGATGAATGCCCAGGGGAATGCATCCACTGGAAAAAACATTAA